Proteins encoded within one genomic window of Nonomuraea gerenzanensis:
- a CDS encoding Gfo/Idh/MocA family protein codes for MRYAFVGLGHRAQMYVDALLGEWRDAGTIVALCDPNRTRMDYYVQRIGRQVPCYAPDEFGKVLELADAVIVTTVDAAHARYVCAALDAGRDVIVEKPLTTDADGCAAIAAAAERSTGKLIVTFNYRYSPRNSAVRRLLQEGAIGEVTSVHFEWLLDTIHGADYFRRWHRERASSGGLLVHKSTHHFDLVNWWLGAAPELVFAQTGLRFYGAENARNRGLTGRPERAHGAPGLGTDPFLLDISRDERLKRLYLDAEHEDGYIRDQDVFGEGIDIDDNMSVMVRYADRAVLTYSLHAHAPWEGYRVAFNGTAGRLELDVVEREWTPPHAAVDPSAASKEHASGASERLLLRRHWREPEEVPIESRAGGHGGGDRLLLNDVFRGPGDDPLARQAGYRDGIRSVLTGYAADVSARTGAPVHLTDDGTRVR; via the coding sequence ATGAGGTACGCGTTCGTCGGGCTCGGGCACCGCGCGCAGATGTACGTCGACGCGCTGCTCGGCGAGTGGCGCGACGCCGGCACCATCGTCGCCCTGTGCGACCCGAACCGCACCCGCATGGACTACTACGTCCAGCGGATCGGCCGGCAGGTGCCGTGCTACGCACCCGATGAGTTCGGCAAGGTGCTCGAGCTCGCCGACGCGGTCATCGTCACCACCGTCGACGCCGCCCACGCGCGGTACGTGTGCGCGGCGCTCGACGCCGGCCGCGACGTCATCGTGGAGAAGCCGCTCACGACCGACGCCGACGGCTGCGCGGCCATCGCCGCCGCCGCGGAGCGCAGCACCGGCAAGCTGATCGTCACGTTCAACTACCGGTACTCGCCCCGCAACTCCGCCGTGCGCCGCCTCCTCCAGGAGGGCGCGATCGGCGAGGTCACCTCGGTGCACTTCGAGTGGCTGCTCGACACCATCCACGGCGCCGACTACTTCCGCCGCTGGCACCGCGAGCGGGCCAGCTCGGGCGGGCTGCTCGTGCACAAGTCCACCCACCACTTCGACCTGGTCAACTGGTGGCTGGGCGCGGCGCCCGAGCTGGTCTTCGCCCAGACCGGCCTGCGCTTCTACGGCGCCGAGAACGCCAGGAACCGGGGGCTGACCGGCCGTCCCGAGCGGGCCCACGGCGCGCCCGGCCTCGGCACGGACCCGTTCCTGCTGGACATCTCCAGGGACGAGCGGCTCAAGCGGCTCTACCTGGACGCCGAGCACGAGGACGGCTACATCCGCGACCAGGACGTCTTCGGCGAGGGCATCGACATCGACGACAACATGTCGGTCATGGTGCGCTACGCCGACCGGGCCGTCCTGACGTACTCGCTGCACGCCCACGCGCCCTGGGAGGGGTACCGGGTGGCCTTCAACGGCACGGCGGGGCGGCTGGAGCTGGACGTCGTGGAGCGGGAGTGGACGCCGCCGCACGCCGCCGTCGATCCCAGCGCGGCCTCCAAGGAGCACGCGAGCGGCGCCTCGGAGCGGCTGCTGCTGCGCCGGCACTGGCGCGAGCCGGAGGAGGTGCCCATCGAGTCAAGGGCCGGTGGGCACGGCGGTGGTGACCGCCTCCTGCTGAACGACGTCTTCCGGGGCCCGGGCGACGACCCGCTGGCCCGGCAGGCCGGCTATCGCGACGGCATCCGCAGCGTGCTGACCGGCTACGCGGCCGACGTCTCCGCGCGTACCGGGGCGCCCGTGCACCTGACCGACGACGGCACGCGTGTTCGCTGA
- a CDS encoding alpha/beta hydrolase family protein — MFAELAGIAAAQRGLYPVLPGAELRAAARDAVGVLDLAAADVRVERTWTDGDLHGEELSWSVGFGPRTHAYLLKPRDADGPLPGVVALHCHAGMKYAGKEKIADGPEPPSPEVRRLRAQIYGGRAFAGALARRGFVVLAHDVFGWGSRRFPLETAEGPSGAARGDAPDAPLSEADRYDLAAREHEHVVAKHCAVLGTSFTGVVAGEDLAAAAYLRSRPDVGAVGCAGLSGGGLRAALLGAFDPDMRAVVVAAMASSYRDMLGGHVERHTWLLWPPGLPRLGDYPDLMAARAPEPLMVQYAMRDELFPETGMRRAHAIIGERYRDAPGAYEAVFADVPHSFDVPMQERAFDWLAAQLPRP, encoded by the coding sequence GTGTTCGCTGAGCTGGCCGGGATCGCCGCCGCCCAGCGCGGGCTCTACCCCGTCCTGCCCGGGGCTGAGCTGCGGGCGGCGGCCAGGGACGCCGTCGGGGTGCTCGACCTGGCCGCCGCCGACGTGCGCGTCGAACGCACCTGGACCGACGGCGACCTGCACGGCGAGGAGCTGTCGTGGTCGGTGGGGTTCGGGCCGCGCACGCACGCGTACCTGCTCAAACCGCGCGACGCGGACGGGCCGCTGCCCGGGGTGGTGGCGCTGCACTGCCACGCCGGGATGAAGTACGCCGGCAAGGAGAAGATCGCCGACGGGCCCGAGCCGCCGTCACCCGAGGTGCGGCGGCTGCGTGCGCAGATCTACGGCGGCCGGGCCTTCGCCGGCGCGCTGGCCCGGCGCGGGTTCGTGGTGCTCGCGCACGACGTGTTCGGCTGGGGCAGCCGCCGCTTCCCCCTGGAGACTGCTGAGGGGCCGTCCGGCGCGGCGCGTGGGGACGCCCCGGACGCGCCCCTCAGCGAGGCCGACCGGTACGACCTGGCGGCGCGGGAGCACGAGCACGTCGTGGCCAAACACTGCGCGGTGCTCGGCACCTCGTTCACCGGCGTCGTCGCAGGCGAGGACCTGGCGGCGGCGGCCTACCTGCGCTCCCGCCCCGACGTCGGCGCGGTCGGCTGCGCGGGCCTGTCGGGCGGCGGCCTGCGGGCGGCGCTGCTCGGCGCGTTCGACCCCGACATGCGCGCGGTCGTGGTGGCCGCGATGGCCTCCTCCTACCGCGACATGCTCGGCGGGCACGTCGAGCGGCACACCTGGCTGCTCTGGCCGCCCGGCCTGCCAAGACTGGGCGACTACCCGGACCTGATGGCCGCCCGCGCGCCCGAGCCGCTCATGGTGCAGTACGCGATGCGCGACGAGCTGTTCCCCGAGACCGGCATGCGGCGCGCGCACGCCATCATCGGCGAGCGGTATCGCGACGCCCCCGGCGCCTACGAGGCCGTCTTCGCCGACGTGCCGCACAGCTTCGACGTGCCGATGCAGGAACGGGCCTTCGACTGGCTCGCCGCGCAGTTGCCGCGTCCCTAG
- a CDS encoding ABC transporter substrate-binding protein, whose amino-acid sequence MRHRAGRSAAVGAAVIALLAAGCTQSAERPASDFKEADGKAAAQRWVSQEFTPSTLSKDQQLAELDWFIKAAAPYRGMQVNVVSETITTHEYESRQLAKAFTEITGIRIKHDLIQEGDVVEKLQTQIQSNQNIYDAYVNDSDLIGTHSRGDYVVPLSDYMAGEGRNVTSPTLDLNDFIGISFTTGPDKKLYQLPDQQFANLYWFRYDWFTDPEIKKQFRDAYGYDLGVPVNWAAYEDIAEFFTSKVNGNGTIDGKKVYGHMDYGRKDPSLGWRFTDAWLSMAGNGDPGIPNGLPVDDWGIRVEDCRPVGSSVSRGGDTNGPAAVYALTKYVDWLKKYAPREAAGMNFSEAGPVPAQGNIAQQIFWYTSFTADMTKPGLPVVNSDGTPKWRIAPSPHGSYWKTGNKLGYQDAGSWTLLKSTPQDRRAAAWLYAQFVTSKTVSLKKSIVGLTFIRDSDIKSEYFSQNAEKYGGLIEFYNSPARKQWTPTGTNVPDYPKLAQLWWQNVATAVTGETTPQQSMDNLARQQDEILSRLERLSRERQGYGGQCAPKLNQERPAQYWLDQPGAPAPKLADERGKPETLDYDKLVATWKQGD is encoded by the coding sequence ATGAGGCATCGGGCAGGCAGGTCCGCCGCCGTCGGCGCGGCCGTGATCGCCCTGTTGGCGGCCGGCTGCACGCAGAGCGCGGAGAGGCCGGCGAGCGACTTCAAGGAGGCCGACGGCAAGGCCGCGGCCCAGCGGTGGGTGTCGCAGGAGTTCACGCCGAGCACGCTGAGCAAGGATCAGCAGCTCGCCGAGCTGGACTGGTTCATCAAGGCCGCCGCGCCGTACCGCGGCATGCAGGTCAACGTGGTCTCCGAGACGATCACCACCCACGAGTACGAGTCCAGGCAGCTCGCCAAGGCGTTCACCGAGATCACCGGCATCAGGATCAAGCACGACCTGATCCAGGAGGGCGACGTCGTCGAGAAGCTCCAGACGCAGATCCAGTCCAACCAGAACATCTACGACGCCTACGTCAACGACTCCGACCTGATCGGCACCCACTCGCGCGGCGACTACGTGGTGCCGCTGTCGGACTACATGGCCGGCGAGGGCAGGAACGTCACCTCGCCCACGCTGGACCTGAACGACTTCATCGGCATCAGCTTCACCACCGGCCCGGACAAGAAGCTGTACCAGCTCCCCGACCAGCAGTTCGCCAACCTCTACTGGTTCCGCTACGACTGGTTCACCGACCCGGAGATCAAGAAGCAGTTCAGGGACGCGTACGGCTACGACCTCGGCGTCCCGGTCAACTGGGCGGCCTACGAGGACATCGCCGAGTTCTTCACCAGCAAGGTGAACGGCAACGGCACCATCGACGGCAAGAAGGTCTACGGCCACATGGACTACGGCCGCAAGGACCCGTCGCTGGGCTGGCGCTTCACCGACGCCTGGCTGTCGATGGCCGGCAACGGCGACCCGGGCATCCCCAACGGCCTGCCGGTGGACGACTGGGGCATCAGGGTGGAGGACTGCCGCCCGGTCGGCTCGTCGGTCTCCCGGGGCGGCGACACCAACGGCCCCGCCGCGGTCTACGCGCTGACGAAGTACGTCGACTGGCTGAAGAAGTACGCGCCCCGCGAGGCGGCGGGCATGAACTTCAGCGAGGCCGGCCCCGTCCCCGCGCAGGGCAACATCGCCCAGCAGATCTTCTGGTACACCTCGTTCACGGCCGACATGACCAAGCCGGGCCTGCCGGTCGTCAACAGCGACGGCACGCCCAAGTGGCGCATCGCGCCGAGCCCGCACGGCTCGTACTGGAAGACCGGCAACAAGCTGGGTTACCAGGACGCCGGCTCGTGGACGCTGCTGAAGAGCACGCCGCAGGACCGCAGGGCGGCGGCCTGGCTGTACGCGCAGTTCGTGACCTCGAAGACGGTGTCGCTGAAGAAGTCGATCGTCGGGCTGACGTTCATCCGCGATTCCGACATCAAGAGCGAGTACTTCTCGCAGAACGCCGAGAAGTACGGCGGCCTGATCGAGTTCTACAACTCCCCGGCCCGCAAGCAGTGGACGCCGACCGGCACGAACGTGCCCGACTACCCGAAGCTGGCCCAGCTCTGGTGGCAGAACGTGGCCACCGCCGTGACCGGCGAGACCACGCCGCAGCAGTCGATGGACAACCTGGCCAGGCAGCAGGACGAGATCCTGTCCCGCCTGGAGCGGCTCTCCCGCGAGCGGCAGGGGTACGGCGGCCAGTGCGCGCCCAAGCTGAACCAGGAGCGTCCCGCCCAGTACTGGCTCGACCAGCCGGGCGCCCCGGCGCCGAAGCTGGCCGACGAGCGCGGCAAGCCGGAGACGCTCGACTACGACAAGCTGGTCGCCACCTGGAAGCAGGGCGACTAG
- a CDS encoding DUF2160 domain-containing protein produces the protein MLDWMVWTVPTALVFAGLALLLVVMAVWARLSPPVARRGFLRIETDRGDRLYIGLISAAVVLAGWIAITDLSMWLALGCALLVVAVIGIWG, from the coding sequence ATGCTCGACTGGATGGTCTGGACCGTCCCCACGGCGCTGGTGTTCGCGGGGCTGGCCCTCCTGCTCGTCGTCATGGCGGTCTGGGCCCGCCTGTCCCCGCCCGTGGCCAGGCGAGGCTTCCTGCGCATCGAGACCGACCGGGGCGACCGGCTCTACATCGGCCTGATCAGCGCCGCGGTCGTGCTGGCCGGCTGGATAGCGATCACCGACCTGTCCATGTGGCTCGCGCTCGGCTGCGCGCTGCTGGTGGTGGCCGTGATCGGCATATGGGGCTAA
- a CDS encoding carbohydrate ABC transporter permease yields MATLMLPLLWMFGMSIRPNEDILGAFSLIPQRVTFDNYVTFFTDSAWYSSYLNSIIYTSLNAVMSLTVALPAAYAFSRFRFAGDKHLFFWLLTNRMAPAAVFLLPFFQIYQSVGLFDTHLGVAIAHMLFNVPLAVWILEGFMSAIPREIDETAAIDGYSMPRFFIRIFLPMIRSAIGVTAFFCFMFSWVELLIARTITSVNAKPIAATMTRTVSAAGVDWGLLATAGVLTIVPGAIVIWFVRNYIAKGFALGRV; encoded by the coding sequence GTGGCCACGCTCATGCTGCCGCTGCTGTGGATGTTCGGCATGTCGATCCGGCCGAACGAGGACATCCTCGGCGCTTTCTCGCTCATTCCGCAGCGCGTGACGTTCGACAACTACGTCACTTTCTTCACCGACTCCGCGTGGTATTCGAGCTATCTGAACTCCATCATCTACACCTCGCTGAACGCGGTGATGTCGCTCACCGTGGCGTTGCCCGCCGCGTACGCGTTCTCGCGGTTCCGATTCGCGGGCGACAAGCATCTGTTCTTCTGGCTGCTGACCAATCGCATGGCGCCGGCGGCGGTATTCCTGCTGCCGTTCTTCCAGATTTACCAGAGCGTCGGGCTGTTCGACACACATCTCGGCGTGGCCATCGCGCACATGCTGTTCAACGTCCCGCTCGCGGTGTGGATCCTCGAAGGATTCATGTCCGCGATTCCCCGGGAAATCGACGAGACCGCGGCGATCGACGGCTATTCCATGCCGCGCTTCTTCATCAGGATCTTCCTGCCGATGATCCGGTCCGCGATCGGCGTGACCGCGTTCTTCTGCTTCATGTTCAGCTGGGTCGAGCTGCTCATCGCCAGGACGATCACCTCGGTGAACGCCAAGCCGATCGCCGCCACCATGACCAGGACGGTGAGCGCGGCGGGCGTCGACTGGGGGCTGCTGGCCACGGCGGGCGTGCTCACCATCGTCCCCGGCGCCATCGTCATCTGGTTCGTCCGCAACTACATCGCCAAGGGCTTCGCGCTGGGGAGGGTCTAG
- a CDS encoding carbohydrate ABC transporter permease produces the protein MTVVGDQVSGEVVAPEPPVEEEQSYAPPKRRTNRAWWLVVPVVVSVAFTAVIPLMTVVNYSVQDVFSPVDRVFVGLEWFRAIARDPEVHAALVRTLLFSLQVLLLEIPLGVALAVVMPRRGMGVSLALVLVALPLLIPWNVVGTIWQIFARGDIGLGGWTINNVLGINFNYTLDSTDAWITVLLMDVWHWTPLVALLAYAGLRSIPEPYFQAAQIDGASAWATFRHIQLPRLRGVLTIAILLRFMDSLMIYTEPFVVTGGGPGNATSFLSILLSKIAVGQFDVGPAAAFSLLYFLIVQVICYVFFTVLTRSGR, from the coding sequence GTGACCGTCGTAGGCGACCAGGTGAGCGGCGAGGTCGTCGCCCCGGAGCCGCCCGTGGAGGAGGAGCAGTCGTACGCGCCGCCCAAGCGCCGCACCAACCGGGCCTGGTGGCTGGTCGTGCCGGTCGTGGTGTCGGTGGCGTTCACGGCGGTGATCCCGCTGATGACCGTGGTGAACTACTCGGTGCAGGACGTCTTCAGCCCCGTCGACCGGGTCTTCGTCGGGCTGGAGTGGTTCCGCGCGATCGCCCGCGACCCCGAGGTGCACGCGGCGCTGGTGCGCACGCTGCTGTTCTCGCTGCAGGTGCTGCTGCTGGAGATCCCGCTCGGCGTGGCGCTGGCGGTGGTCATGCCGCGCAGGGGCATGGGGGTGTCGCTGGCGCTGGTGCTGGTCGCGCTGCCGCTGCTGATCCCGTGGAACGTGGTGGGCACGATCTGGCAGATCTTCGCCCGCGGCGACATCGGGCTGGGCGGCTGGACGATCAACAACGTGCTGGGCATCAACTTCAACTACACGCTGGACTCCACGGACGCCTGGATCACGGTCCTGCTCATGGACGTGTGGCACTGGACGCCGCTGGTGGCGCTGCTGGCGTACGCGGGGCTGCGCTCGATCCCCGAGCCGTACTTCCAGGCCGCGCAGATCGACGGCGCCTCGGCGTGGGCCACCTTCCGGCACATCCAGCTCCCCCGGCTGCGGGGCGTGCTGACGATCGCGATCCTGCTCAGGTTCATGGACAGCCTGATGATCTACACCGAGCCGTTCGTGGTGACCGGCGGCGGGCCGGGCAACGCGACCTCGTTCCTCAGCATCCTGCTGTCGAAGATCGCGGTCGGCCAGTTCGACGTGGGGCCCGCGGCGGCGTTCTCGCTGCTGTACTTCCTCATCGTGCAGGTCATCTGCTACGTCTTCTTCACCGTGCTCACCAGGTCGGGCAGGTGA
- a CDS encoding ABC transporter ATP-binding protein — MADIRLEGVGHSYDGGRTWAVKPMTWTWRSSRAYALLGPSGCGKTTLLNIISGLITPTEGRIYIDDRDVTGVPTKGRDIAQVFQFPVLYEEMSVYDNLAFPLRNRKVPKPEVDRRVRQVSRLLGLDHVLNRRSRRLDAGRQQIVSLGRGLVRSQVAAVLLDEPLTVVDPALKWTLRSKLKEIHRDTGHTLIYVTHDQTEALTFADEVVVLNDGAIVQAGEPSELFLSPAHEFVGHFIGSPGMNVLPAEVAGDVVRVGQEAVGTVVEPLPPGPVRIGVRPEFVRITPVSVSPGVPARVTGIDRMGAYDLVHTLVGEHPVVAKAEAGCAHRPEAVAFLHFPADRTFLFRDEVRCGSLAPLNGRGQV, encoded by the coding sequence ATGGCTGACATCCGGCTGGAGGGCGTGGGCCACAGCTACGACGGTGGCCGGACGTGGGCGGTCAAGCCGATGACGTGGACCTGGCGCAGCTCGCGGGCGTACGCGCTGCTGGGCCCCAGCGGCTGCGGCAAGACGACGCTGCTGAACATCATCTCCGGCCTGATCACCCCGACCGAGGGCCGGATCTACATCGACGACCGCGACGTCACCGGCGTGCCCACCAAGGGCCGCGACATCGCGCAGGTCTTCCAGTTCCCCGTCCTGTACGAGGAGATGTCGGTCTACGACAACCTCGCCTTCCCTCTCAGGAACAGGAAGGTGCCCAAGCCGGAGGTGGACCGGCGGGTCCGCCAGGTCTCCCGGCTGCTCGGTCTCGACCACGTGCTCAACCGCAGGTCCCGCAGGCTGGACGCGGGGCGCCAGCAGATCGTCAGCCTGGGCCGCGGCCTGGTCCGCTCCCAGGTGGCCGCCGTGCTGCTCGACGAGCCGCTGACCGTGGTGGACCCGGCGCTGAAGTGGACGCTGCGCAGCAAGCTCAAGGAGATCCACCGCGACACCGGGCACACGCTGATCTACGTCACCCACGACCAGACGGAGGCGCTGACGTTCGCCGACGAGGTGGTGGTGCTCAACGACGGGGCGATCGTGCAGGCCGGCGAGCCGTCGGAGCTGTTCCTGTCGCCGGCGCACGAGTTCGTCGGCCACTTCATCGGCTCGCCCGGGATGAACGTGCTGCCCGCCGAGGTCGCCGGGGACGTGGTTCGTGTGGGGCAGGAGGCCGTGGGCACCGTCGTGGAGCCCTTGCCGCCGGGCCCCGTGCGCATCGGGGTGCGGCCCGAGTTCGTCCGGATCACCCCGGTGAGCGTCTCTCCCGGCGTGCCCGCCCGGGTGACGGGGATCGACCGGATGGGCGCGTACGACCTGGTCCACACCCTGGTCGGCGAGCACCCGGTGGTCGCCAAGGCCGAGGCGGGCTGCGCCCACCGGCCGGAAGCGGTCGCGTTCCTGCACTTCCCCGCCGACCGCACGTTCCTGTTCCGCGACGAGGTCAGGTGCGGCTCCCTCGCGCCGCTGAACGGAAGGGGCCAGGTGTGA
- a CDS encoding ABC transporter ATP-binding protein, with protein MTVILDGISVRQRGETWLDDINLELSDGMTTLIGPMTAGKTTLMRVVAGLLTPDSGRVLVGGEDVTKISVRKRSVAFVYQQFINYPSLTVYENIASPLRLDPRFRGGDLDRRVREVAELMGIDALLERRPSELSGGQQQRTAIARALARPVDVLLLDEPLANLDFKLREQLRADLKAMFAGSSGVVLYSTADPNEAFTFAAPTVVLGEGRVRHVGDVADMYAHPPTLAVAATLSDPPLNLLPGVVRDGRIELLGTSFPAPRAHASGHTVMLGIRPHQVTIEPDGPGLLELPAEIRLAEVTGSATFLHLLLQGGRHLVAHLPGTQLFTPGEPAVAYVDPAHIFVFDEAGGRLLATSAAEVDLHG; from the coding sequence GTGACGGTGATTCTCGACGGCATCTCCGTACGGCAGCGCGGAGAGACCTGGCTCGACGACATCAACCTCGAATTATCCGACGGAATGACCACCCTCATCGGTCCGATGACGGCGGGAAAGACGACGTTGATGCGCGTCGTCGCCGGTTTGCTGACCCCCGATTCCGGCCGGGTGCTGGTCGGCGGGGAAGATGTCACGAAAATCTCGGTGCGAAAACGCTCGGTCGCTTTCGTCTATCAGCAATTCATCAATTATCCCTCGCTGACGGTCTACGAGAACATCGCCTCCCCGCTCCGCCTCGACCCCCGCTTCCGCGGCGGCGACCTGGACCGGCGGGTCCGCGAGGTGGCCGAGCTGATGGGCATCGACGCCCTGCTGGAGCGCCGCCCGTCGGAGCTGTCGGGCGGGCAGCAGCAACGCACCGCCATCGCCCGCGCGCTGGCCCGGCCGGTGGACGTGCTGCTGCTCGACGAGCCGCTCGCCAACCTCGACTTCAAGCTGCGCGAGCAGTTACGGGCCGACCTGAAGGCCATGTTCGCCGGCTCCTCCGGCGTGGTGCTCTACTCCACCGCCGACCCGAACGAGGCGTTCACGTTCGCCGCGCCCACCGTGGTGCTGGGCGAGGGCCGGGTGCGGCACGTCGGGGACGTCGCCGACATGTACGCGCACCCGCCCACCCTCGCCGTGGCCGCCACGCTCAGCGACCCGCCGCTCAACCTGCTGCCGGGCGTGGTCCGCGACGGCCGGATCGAGCTGCTCGGCACGTCGTTCCCGGCGCCCCGCGCGCACGCCTCCGGCCACACGGTCATGCTCGGCATCCGCCCCCACCAGGTGACGATCGAGCCTGACGGCCCCGGCCTGCTGGAGCTACCGGCCGAGATCAGGCTCGCGGAGGTGACGGGCAGCGCGACGTTCCTGCACCTCCTCCTCCAGGGCGGCCGCCACCTGGTCGCCCACCTGCCGGGCACCCAGCTCTTCACCCCCGGCGAGCCCGCGGTCGCCTACGTGGACCCCGCGCACATCTTCGTCTTCGACGAGGCGGGCGGCCGGCTGCTGGCCACCAGTGCCGCGGAGGTGGACCTGCATGGCTGA
- a CDS encoding SDR family NAD(P)-dependent oxidoreductase: MRIDLSGRTALVTGSTQGIGAAIATGLARAGARVGVNGRSEGSVAAAIERMDDERIEAERVSGEQFRYDLVAAPGDVATAEGCERVVELLPHVDILVNNLGIFGAKPALEIADDEWRRYFEVNVLAAVRLTRAYLPGMRERGWGRIQYIASDSAVVIPQEMIHYGMTKTALLAVSRGFAKEAAGSGVTVNSVIAGPTHTGGVEEFVYQLVDRELPWEQAQREFMRLHRPQSLLQRLIEPEEIANLVVYLSSPFASATTGAAVRVDGGYVDAILP, encoded by the coding sequence ATGCGTATCGATCTCAGCGGCAGGACCGCGCTGGTCACAGGCTCGACCCAGGGCATCGGAGCGGCCATCGCCACGGGGCTGGCGCGGGCGGGGGCCCGCGTGGGCGTCAACGGCCGGAGCGAGGGCTCGGTGGCGGCGGCCATCGAACGGATGGACGACGAGCGCATCGAGGCCGAGCGGGTCAGCGGCGAGCAGTTCCGCTACGACCTGGTGGCGGCGCCCGGCGACGTCGCGACGGCCGAGGGCTGCGAGCGGGTCGTGGAGTTGCTCCCGCACGTGGACATCCTGGTCAACAACCTGGGCATCTTCGGCGCCAAGCCGGCGCTGGAGATCGCCGACGACGAGTGGCGGCGCTACTTCGAGGTCAACGTGCTGGCGGCGGTCCGGCTCACGCGGGCGTACCTGCCGGGGATGCGGGAGCGCGGCTGGGGCCGGATCCAGTACATCGCCAGCGACTCCGCCGTCGTCATCCCGCAGGAGATGATCCACTACGGCATGACGAAGACCGCGCTGCTGGCGGTCTCCCGGGGGTTCGCCAAGGAGGCCGCGGGCAGCGGGGTCACGGTCAACTCGGTGATCGCGGGGCCGACGCACACCGGAGGCGTGGAGGAGTTCGTCTACCAGCTCGTGGACAGGGAGCTGCCCTGGGAACAGGCGCAGCGGGAGTTCATGCGGCTGCACCGGCCGCAGTCGCTGCTGCAGCGGCTGATCGAGCCGGAGGAGATCGCGAACCTGGTGGTCTACCTGAGCTCTCCGTTCGCCTCCGCGACGACGGGCGCGGCGGTGCGGGTGGACGGCGGCTACGTGGACGCGATTCTGCCCTGA
- a CDS encoding DUF6745 domain-containing protein has translation MTTLTWERVAVATGPGEGAEEAVRQAYREAGLAEPERVLVLPSPLAGAVAAAWLTGDEQVRASLEQAIVKQNGTAVPAHGGGDPGRSVREAVRTGPWERARAAAYAELGPGGWAERWAETGGRLWPQVERLVGDLRRAIADWGAGRAVGSGRDSAVAAGRGRITDLGADQDGERLRRVTLDAVLGQHDAPWLSAFDDADGLGGLMRVAERAGWWWPYERLAIVTERPVELHLDDLGRPHRADGPAVSYADGFALHAWHGMPVPPGFGATMTGLTPERIRAEPNAELRRAMLEHFGIERYLAESGAEPVQSDETGVLWRIELPDDEALVMVEVVNSTPEPDGTSRTYFLRVPPWVRRAREGVAWTFGLAEADYRPERET, from the coding sequence ATGACGACCTTGACGTGGGAGCGGGTCGCCGTCGCCACCGGGCCGGGCGAGGGCGCCGAGGAGGCCGTGCGGCAGGCGTACCGGGAGGCGGGGCTGGCCGAGCCCGAGCGGGTGCTCGTGCTGCCGTCGCCGCTGGCCGGCGCGGTCGCGGCGGCGTGGCTGACGGGTGACGAGCAGGTGCGCGCGTCGCTGGAGCAGGCCATCGTGAAGCAGAACGGCACGGCGGTGCCGGCGCACGGGGGTGGTGATCCGGGGCGGTCGGTGCGTGAGGCCGTGCGCACCGGGCCGTGGGAGCGGGCCAGGGCCGCCGCGTACGCCGAGCTGGGGCCGGGCGGGTGGGCGGAGCGGTGGGCCGAGACGGGCGGGCGGTTGTGGCCGCAGGTCGAGCGGCTCGTCGGTGACCTGCGGCGGGCCATCGCCGACTGGGGCGCGGGGCGCGCCGTGGGCTCGGGCAGAGACAGCGCGGTCGCGGCCGGCCGGGGCCGCATCACCGACCTCGGGGCCGACCAGGACGGCGAGCGGCTGCGCCGGGTGACGCTCGACGCCGTGCTCGGGCAGCACGACGCGCCCTGGCTGTCGGCGTTCGACGACGCCGACGGGCTTGGCGGGCTCATGCGGGTGGCCGAGCGGGCGGGCTGGTGGTGGCCGTACGAGCGGCTGGCCATCGTCACCGAGCGTCCCGTGGAGCTGCACCTCGACGACCTGGGCCGCCCGCACCGCGCCGACGGCCCGGCCGTGTCCTACGCCGACGGCTTCGCCCTGCACGCCTGGCACGGCATGCCCGTCCCGCCCGGCTTCGGCGCCACGATGACGGGCCTCACCCCGGAGCGCATCCGCGCCGAGCCGAACGCCGAGCTGCGCCGCGCCATGCTGGAGCACTTCGGCATCGAGCGCTACCTGGCCGAGTCGGGCGCCGAGCCGGTGCAGTCCGACGAGACCGGCGTGCTGTGGCGGATCGAGCTGCCGGACGACGAGGCGCTGGTCATGGTGGAGGTGGTCAACTCCACCCCCGAGCCCGACGGCACCAGCCGCACCTACTTCCTGCGGGTGCCGCCGTGGGTGCGGCGGGCCAGGGAGGGGGTGGCGTGGACGTTCGGGCTCGCCGAGGCGGACTACCGGCCGGAGCGCGAGACCTGA